From one Amycolatopsis sp. FDAARGOS 1241 genomic stretch:
- the rapZ gene encoding RNase adapter RapZ has product MEVAVVSGLSGAGRSTAAKCLEDLGWFVVDNLPPELIATMVELGAQARGAITKVAVVMDVRSRAFTDDLASVIKDLDARGYKPRVLFLEATDAVLVRRFESVRRGHPMQGDGRLADGITAERKLLAPLREEADLVLDTSALSVHDLRAKIEDAFGSEASTQTRVTVLSFGYKYGLPMDSDLVMDVRFLPNPFWIPELRDHTGLDGEVRNYVLSQEGAEEFLDRYHQLLRLIGAGYKREGKRYLTLAVGCTGGKHRSVAISEELAHRLSNEDGMAVKVVHRDLGRE; this is encoded by the coding sequence ATGGAGGTCGCCGTCGTCAGCGGCCTGTCCGGAGCGGGCCGCTCGACCGCGGCGAAGTGCCTGGAGGACCTGGGCTGGTTCGTCGTCGACAACCTGCCGCCGGAACTGATCGCCACCATGGTCGAGCTGGGCGCGCAGGCGCGCGGCGCCATCACCAAGGTGGCCGTGGTGATGGACGTGCGCTCGCGCGCGTTCACCGACGACCTGGCCTCGGTGATCAAGGACCTCGACGCGCGGGGCTACAAGCCGCGCGTGCTGTTCCTGGAGGCGACGGACGCGGTGCTGGTGCGCCGCTTCGAATCGGTCCGGCGCGGGCACCCGATGCAGGGTGACGGCCGGCTCGCCGACGGCATCACGGCCGAGCGCAAGCTGCTGGCGCCGCTGCGCGAGGAGGCCGACCTCGTGCTCGACACCTCGGCGCTGTCGGTGCACGACCTGCGCGCCAAGATCGAGGACGCCTTCGGGTCCGAGGCGAGCACGCAGACGCGCGTGACCGTGCTGTCGTTCGGCTACAAGTACGGGCTGCCGATGGACTCCGACCTCGTGATGGACGTGCGGTTCCTGCCGAACCCGTTCTGGATCCCGGAGCTGCGCGACCACACCGGGCTCGACGGCGAGGTCCGCAACTACGTGCTCTCGCAGGAGGGCGCGGAGGAATTCCTCGACCGCTACCACCAGCTGCTGCGGCTCATCGGCGCCGGCTACAAGCGCGAGGGCAAGCGGTACCTGACGCTGGCCGTCGGCTGCACCGGCGGCAAGCACCGCAGCGTCGCGATCTCCGAGGAGCTCGCGCACCGACTGTCCAATGAAGACGGAATGGCCGTGAAGGTGGTGCACCGCGACCTTGGCCGTGAGTGA
- the uvrC gene encoding excinuclease ABC subunit UvrC, with product MADPTTYRPSPGSIPDAPGVYKFRDAAKRVIYVGKAKSLRSRLNSYFADLTGLHPRTRQMVTTAASVEWTVVTTEVEALQLEYNWIKEFDPRFNVRYRDDKSYPVLAVTLNEEFPRLHVYRGARKKGVRYFGPYSHAWAIRETLDLLLRVFPARTCSAGVFRRHGQIGRPCLLGYIDKCSAPCVGRVTADEHRSIVEDFCDFLAGRTDVMIKRLEQEMAAASEELEFERAARLRDDLGALRRAMEKQAVVFGDGTDADVVAFAHDELEAAVQVFHVRGGRVRGQRGWVIDKAEEMAVTDLVDQFITQFYGEEAERAVRDGVDTGPVVPREVLVPELPADADALAEWLSGLRGSRVRVRVAQRGDKKTLAETVERNAGEAFTQHKLRRAGDLTARSAALQELQDYLALDSAPLRIECVDISHIQGSDVVASLVVFEDGLARKSEYRRFALREAAEEGDVASIAEVVRRRFHRYLKETAADAEPASGDGAELDPARPGIDPETGRPRKFAYPPNLLVVDGAGPQATAAADVLAELGITDIAVVGLAKRLEEVWLPGDPDPVILPRTSEALYLLQRLRDEAHRFAIRYHREKRSKRLSVSELDSVPGLGQARRTALIKHFGSVKKLKQARIEEIEAVPGFGRRTAEAVVAALAGETGAASGGDKGS from the coding sequence GTGGCTGACCCGACCACCTACCGTCCCTCGCCGGGGAGCATCCCGGACGCGCCTGGCGTGTACAAGTTCCGCGACGCCGCGAAGCGGGTCATCTACGTCGGCAAGGCGAAGAGCCTGCGCAGCCGGCTGAACTCCTACTTCGCCGACCTCACGGGCCTGCACCCGCGCACGCGCCAGATGGTCACCACGGCGGCGAGCGTCGAGTGGACCGTGGTCACCACCGAGGTCGAGGCGCTGCAGCTCGAGTACAACTGGATCAAGGAGTTCGACCCGCGGTTCAACGTCCGCTACCGCGACGACAAGAGCTACCCCGTGCTCGCGGTGACGCTGAACGAGGAGTTCCCGCGCCTGCACGTCTACCGCGGGGCGCGCAAGAAGGGCGTGCGCTACTTCGGGCCGTACTCCCACGCGTGGGCCATCCGCGAGACGCTCGACCTGCTGCTGCGCGTGTTCCCCGCCCGCACGTGCTCGGCCGGCGTGTTCCGGCGCCACGGCCAGATCGGCCGGCCGTGCCTGCTCGGCTACATCGACAAGTGCTCGGCGCCGTGCGTCGGGCGGGTCACGGCCGACGAGCACCGCTCGATCGTCGAGGACTTCTGCGATTTCCTCGCGGGCCGCACCGACGTGATGATCAAGCGGCTCGAACAGGAGATGGCCGCCGCGTCGGAGGAGCTGGAGTTCGAGCGCGCGGCGCGACTGCGCGACGACCTCGGCGCGCTCCGCCGGGCGATGGAGAAGCAGGCCGTGGTGTTCGGCGACGGCACCGACGCCGACGTGGTCGCCTTCGCGCACGACGAGCTCGAAGCGGCCGTGCAGGTGTTCCACGTGCGCGGCGGGCGCGTGCGCGGGCAGCGCGGGTGGGTCATCGACAAGGCCGAGGAGATGGCCGTCACGGATCTCGTCGACCAGTTCATCACGCAGTTCTACGGCGAAGAAGCCGAGCGGGCGGTGCGTGACGGCGTCGACACCGGTCCGGTCGTGCCGCGCGAGGTGCTCGTGCCCGAGCTGCCCGCGGACGCCGACGCGCTCGCCGAGTGGCTCTCGGGCCTGCGCGGTTCGCGCGTGCGGGTGCGCGTCGCGCAGCGCGGCGACAAGAAGACGCTCGCCGAAACCGTGGAGCGCAACGCGGGCGAGGCGTTCACCCAGCACAAGCTGCGCCGCGCCGGCGACCTGACCGCGCGCTCGGCCGCGCTGCAGGAGCTGCAGGACTACCTCGCGCTCGACAGCGCGCCGCTGCGCATCGAGTGCGTCGACATCAGCCACATCCAGGGCAGCGACGTCGTCGCGTCGCTCGTGGTGTTCGAGGACGGGCTCGCGCGCAAGTCCGAGTACCGCCGGTTCGCGTTGCGGGAGGCGGCGGAGGAAGGCGACGTCGCGTCGATCGCGGAGGTCGTGCGCCGCCGGTTCCACCGCTACCTCAAGGAAACCGCGGCCGACGCGGAGCCGGCTTCCGGCGACGGGGCGGAGCTCGATCCGGCGCGGCCCGGCATCGACCCCGAGACCGGCCGGCCGCGCAAGTTCGCGTACCCGCCGAACCTCCTCGTGGTCGACGGCGCGGGCCCGCAGGCGACGGCGGCCGCCGACGTGCTGGCCGAACTGGGGATCACGGACATCGCGGTGGTGGGGCTCGCGAAGCGGCTGGAAGAGGTCTGGCTGCCCGGCGACCCCGATCCGGTGATCCTGCCGCGCACGTCCGAAGCGCTGTACCTGTTGCAGCGCCTGCGCGACGAGGCCCACCGGTTCGCCATCCGGTACCACCGCGAGAAGCGGTCCAAGCGGCTTTCGGTGTCCGAATTGGACAGTGTGCCCGGGCTCGGGCAGGCTCGGCGCACCGCGCTGATCAAGCACTTCGGCTCGGTGAAGAAGCTCAAGCAGGCCAGGATCGAGGAAATCGAGGCGGTGCCCGGCTTCGGCAGGCGCACCGCGGAGGCCGTGGTGGCGGCGCTGGCCGGGGAGACCGGCGCCGCATCGGGAGGGGACAAGGGGTCGTGA
- a CDS encoding trypsin-like serine protease: MRRTRSAGAATAAAVALTLAGGTAATAQTNIVGGGTAPTVSWGAQVYVNTPGRDFQGFNCSGTVIASRWVMTAVHCLDEDGSGMYVRVGTNTLFGGTKIAVDREEQSPNGDIALLHLAQATTAKPITFGSADPATGGTNQLYGWGRTTPTGPPASSLKVADVQVSGHSTDAYGGRAIQSVGINGSAWKGDSGGPEVAGGVQVGVASTVQNQRGTNTRGTNNYASVAASRSWIHGAAGV; this comes from the coding sequence GTGAGAAGAACCCGTTCCGCCGGCGCGGCCACGGCCGCTGCGGTCGCGCTGACCCTCGCGGGCGGTACCGCCGCGACCGCGCAGACGAACATCGTCGGCGGCGGCACGGCACCAACCGTCAGCTGGGGCGCCCAGGTGTACGTGAACACGCCGGGCCGCGACTTCCAGGGCTTCAACTGCTCGGGCACCGTCATCGCGTCGCGCTGGGTCATGACGGCCGTGCACTGCCTCGACGAGGACGGCAGCGGCATGTACGTGCGCGTCGGCACCAACACGCTCTTCGGCGGCACCAAGATCGCCGTGGACCGGGAAGAACAGTCACCCAACGGCGACATCGCGCTGCTGCACCTCGCGCAGGCCACCACCGCGAAGCCGATCACCTTCGGTAGCGCCGACCCGGCCACGGGCGGCACCAACCAGCTCTACGGCTGGGGCCGTACGACCCCGACCGGCCCGCCCGCGTCGTCGCTGAAAGTCGCCGACGTCCAGGTCAGCGGGCACTCGACCGACGCGTACGGCGGGCGCGCGATCCAGAGCGTCGGCATCAACGGCTCGGCGTGGAAGGGCGACTCGGGCGGACCCGAGGTCGCCGGCGGCGTGCAGGTCGGCGTCGCGTCGACCGTGCAGAACCAGAGGGGCACGAACACCCGCGGCACCAACAACTACGCGAGCGTCGCCGCCAGCCGTTCGTGGATCCACGGCGCCGCGGGCGTCTGA
- a CDS encoding exodeoxyribonuclease III: MRIATWNVNSIVPRLPRVLDWLEHAAPDVLCLQELKNTTDAFPAEGVKALGYDVAAFGLSRWNGVAIVSRAGLTDVVRGLTGEPRFDGAAEARAVGATCGGVRVWSVYVPNGREPGSPHYAYKLEWLEALRTTVATELSGLSGPAGLSGVSGPSGPSGTPFAVLGDFNVAPTDADVWDRSLFEGSTHVTEPERAALARLRDLGLGDVFPRPLKYDHPFTYWDYRAGNFPNNRGMRIDLVYGNEPFTTAVRDSYVDREARKGKGPSDHAPIVVDLDL, encoded by the coding sequence ATGCGGATCGCGACCTGGAACGTGAACTCGATCGTGCCGCGGTTGCCGCGCGTGCTCGACTGGCTCGAGCACGCCGCGCCCGACGTGCTCTGCCTGCAGGAGCTGAAGAACACCACCGACGCGTTCCCGGCCGAAGGGGTGAAGGCGCTCGGCTACGACGTCGCCGCGTTCGGGCTGAGCCGCTGGAACGGCGTCGCGATCGTGTCCCGCGCCGGCCTGACGGACGTGGTCCGCGGCCTCACGGGCGAACCGCGGTTCGACGGCGCCGCCGAGGCGCGCGCCGTCGGCGCCACCTGCGGCGGCGTGCGGGTGTGGTCCGTGTACGTGCCCAACGGCCGCGAACCCGGCAGCCCGCACTACGCCTACAAGCTGGAATGGCTCGAAGCACTGCGCACGACCGTCGCAACCGAGCTGTCCGGGCTGTCCGGGCCGGCTGGGCTATCCGGGGTGTCCGGGCCATCGGGGCCGTCCGGCACGCCGTTCGCCGTGCTGGGCGACTTCAACGTCGCGCCCACCGACGCCGACGTGTGGGACCGGTCTCTCTTCGAAGGCTCCACCCACGTCACCGAACCCGAACGCGCCGCGCTGGCCCGGCTTCGCGACCTCGGGCTCGGCGATGTCTTCCCGCGCCCGCTCAAGTACGACCACCCGTTCACGTACTGGGACTACCGCGCCGGGAACTTCCCCAACAACCGCGGGATGCGCATCGACCTCGTGTACGGCAACGAACCCTTCACCACGGCCGTACGGGATTCCTATGTGGACCGGGAGGCGCGCAAGGGCAAGGGTCCGTCCGACCACGCGCCGATCGTCGTCGACCTGGATCTCTAG
- a CDS encoding PH domain-containing protein: protein MCSALAVVLLAVFVVVAVLLRTSHTGVVFEKSDQVAMIGIGVLLALGTMLFANARVKADATGIEVRNVLTSRRFAWQEVLSVSFPDGASWARLELPDDEYYSVMAVQAVDRERAVLAVRALRRLHKKATAS from the coding sequence ATGTGCAGCGCGCTGGCCGTGGTGCTGCTCGCGGTGTTCGTCGTGGTGGCGGTGCTGCTGCGCACCTCGCACACCGGCGTGGTCTTCGAGAAGTCGGACCAGGTGGCGATGATCGGCATCGGCGTGCTGCTGGCGCTGGGCACGATGCTGTTCGCCAACGCGCGCGTGAAGGCCGACGCCACCGGCATCGAGGTCCGCAACGTGCTCACCAGCCGCCGCTTCGCGTGGCAGGAGGTCCTGTCGGTGAGCTTCCCCGACGGCGCGTCGTGGGCGCGCCTGGAACTTCCCGACGACGAGTACTACTCGGTGATGGCCGTGCAGGCCGTGGACCGCGAGCGCGCCGTCCTCGCCGTGCGCGCGCTGCGCCGGTTGCACAAGAAGGCCACGGCTTCCTGA
- the ribH gene encoding 6,7-dimethyl-8-ribityllumazine synthase, which translates to MSGEGRPEYELDLSDCKALKLGIVATRWNANITDTLLERALAAAKAAELEEEPTVVHVAGAIELPVVAQALARHHDAVVALGVVIRGETPHFDYVCDSVTAGLTRVALDESTPVGNGVLTVENERQALDRSGLPGSKEDKGYEATVAALDTAHVLRSLRQPWTERGFV; encoded by the coding sequence ATGAGCGGTGAGGGACGGCCCGAGTACGAGCTCGACCTGAGCGACTGCAAGGCGCTCAAGCTCGGCATCGTGGCGACCCGGTGGAACGCGAACATCACCGACACGCTGCTGGAGCGCGCGCTGGCCGCCGCCAAGGCGGCCGAGCTCGAGGAGGAGCCGACCGTCGTGCACGTCGCCGGCGCCATCGAGCTGCCGGTGGTCGCGCAGGCGCTGGCGCGCCACCACGACGCGGTCGTCGCGCTCGGTGTGGTGATCCGCGGTGAGACCCCGCACTTCGACTACGTGTGCGACTCGGTCACCGCCGGCCTCACGCGCGTCGCGCTCGACGAGAGCACGCCCGTGGGCAACGGGGTGCTCACCGTCGAGAACGAACGGCAGGCGCTCGACCGCTCCGGTCTGCCGGGGTCCAAGGAGGACAAGGGTTACGAAGCCACGGTCGCGGCGCTCGACACCGCGCACGTGCTGCGGAGCCTGCGCCAGCCCTGGACCGAACGGGGATTCGTGTGA
- a CDS encoding bifunctional 3,4-dihydroxy-2-butanone-4-phosphate synthase/GTP cyclohydrolase II: protein MFDADAIEAAVADIAAGRAVVVVDDEDRENEGDLIFAAEKATPELLAFMVRYTSGYVCVALTEAEADRLDLPPMYHTNQDVRGTAYSVTVDAAEGITTGISAADRAHTMRLLADPAASAKDFRRPGHVVPLRAKEGGVLRRPGHTEAAVDLARMAGLNPAGVLCEIVSQKDEGDMARRDELEVFAADHDLRVITIADLIAYRRRTEKQVERVAEARIPLTAGTFRAVGYDSLLDGIEHIAFVYGEVGDGEDILVRVHSECLTGDVFGSLRCDCGPQLEAALQAVADEGRGVVLYIRGHEGRGIGLLHKLQAYQLQDAGADTVDANLALGVPADARDYGTGAQILCDLGVRSMRLLTNNPAKRVGLEGYGLRVSGRVPLPISPNPENLHYLRTKRDRMGHDLRQLEHYEQVGAADQAEKGTAPDER, encoded by the coding sequence GTGTTCGACGCGGACGCCATCGAGGCGGCGGTCGCGGACATCGCGGCCGGGCGTGCGGTGGTCGTGGTGGATGACGAGGATCGGGAGAACGAGGGTGATCTGATCTTCGCGGCGGAGAAGGCGACGCCGGAGTTGCTGGCGTTCATGGTCCGCTACACCTCGGGGTATGTGTGTGTGGCGTTGACCGAGGCGGAGGCCGACCGGTTGGATCTGCCGCCGATGTATCACACGAACCAGGATGTGCGCGGGACCGCCTACAGCGTGACGGTGGATGCGGCCGAGGGCATCACGACGGGGATTTCGGCGGCGGATCGGGCGCACACGATGCGGTTGCTGGCCGATCCGGCGGCGTCGGCGAAGGATTTCCGCCGGCCGGGGCACGTGGTGCCGTTGCGGGCGAAGGAGGGTGGGGTGCTGCGCCGGCCGGGGCACACCGAGGCCGCGGTGGATCTGGCCCGGATGGCGGGGTTGAACCCGGCGGGGGTGTTGTGCGAGATCGTGTCGCAGAAGGACGAGGGCGACATGGCGCGGCGGGACGAGCTGGAGGTGTTCGCGGCCGATCATGATCTGCGGGTCATCACGATCGCGGATCTGATCGCGTACCGGCGGCGCACGGAGAAGCAGGTGGAGCGGGTCGCGGAGGCGCGGATCCCGTTGACCGCGGGCACGTTCCGGGCGGTGGGGTATGACAGTCTGCTGGACGGGATCGAGCACATCGCGTTCGTCTACGGCGAGGTCGGCGATGGTGAGGACATCCTGGTGCGGGTGCACTCGGAGTGCCTGACCGGTGATGTGTTCGGGTCGTTGCGCTGTGATTGCGGGCCGCAGCTGGAGGCGGCGTTGCAGGCGGTGGCCGACGAGGGTCGCGGGGTGGTGCTCTACATCCGCGGGCACGAGGGCCGAGGGATCGGGTTGCTGCACAAGCTGCAGGCCTACCAGCTGCAGGACGCTGGTGCGGACACCGTCGACGCCAACCTCGCCCTCGGGGTGCCGGCCGACGCCCGTGACTACGGCACCGGCGCCCAGATCCTGTGCGACCTCGGCGTGCGCTCCATGCGGCTGCTCACGAACAACCCGGCCAAGCGCGTCGGCCTCGAGGGCTACGGCCTGCGGGTGAGCGGCCGGGTGCCGCTGCCGATCTCACCCAACCCCGAGAACCTCCACTACCTGCGCACCAAGCGCGACCGCATGGGGCACGACCTCAGGCAGCTGGAGCACTACGAACAAGTGGGTGCCGCCGACCAGGCGGAGAAGGGGACAGCACCCGATGAGCGGTGA
- a CDS encoding riboflavin synthase — protein MFTGIVEEIGEITAVEQDTNMARLTVRGPLVTSDAAHGDSIAVSGVCLTVVTVSDGEFTVDVVNETLARSSLTKVAVGDAVNLERATPAGGRLGGHIMQGHVDGTGVFLSRDDTGVTTFALPTALGKYVVEKGSIAVDGVSLTVASVTDEQFSVALIPTTLEATTLGRREAGDLVNLEVDVVAKYVEKLATPHLAASAHNV, from the coding sequence GTGTTCACCGGGATTGTCGAAGAGATCGGCGAGATCACCGCGGTCGAGCAGGACACCAACATGGCGCGGCTCACCGTGCGTGGTCCCCTGGTCACGTCCGACGCGGCCCACGGCGACTCGATCGCCGTCAGCGGGGTCTGCCTGACGGTCGTGACCGTCTCGGATGGTGAGTTCACCGTCGATGTGGTGAACGAGACACTCGCGCGCTCCAGCCTCACCAAGGTCGCGGTCGGCGATGCCGTGAACCTCGAGCGCGCCACCCCCGCGGGAGGCCGGCTCGGCGGGCACATCATGCAGGGCCACGTCGACGGCACCGGGGTCTTCCTGTCCCGTGACGACACGGGCGTGACCACGTTCGCCCTGCCCACGGCGCTGGGGAAATACGTGGTGGAAAAGGGGTCGATCGCCGTCGACGGCGTTTCGCTGACCGTGGCGTCGGTCACGGACGAGCAGTTCTCGGTGGCGCTCATCCCGACGACCCTCGAGGCTACGACGCTCGGGCGGCGCGAAGCCGGCGACCTCGTGAACCTCGAGGTGGACGTGGTCGCGAAGTACGTGGAGAAGCTGGCAACCCCACACCTGGCCGCGAGCGCGCACAATGTGTGA
- the rpe gene encoding ribulose-phosphate 3-epimerase yields MADRPLIAPSILSADFARLGEEIAAVARPGETRADWVHVDVMDAHFVPNLTLGLPVVEALLRSTDVPLDCHLMIDDPDRWAIGYAEAGAYNVTVHVEAAKDPVKLAKDLRAAGAKAGLSIKPGTPLEPHVETLKHYDTLLVMSVEPGFGGQSFIADVLEKVRTARRLVDTGHLKLVVEIDGGINADTIEQAAEAGVDCFVAGSAVYGADDPGKAVAALREQAARHRPS; encoded by the coding sequence GTGGCAGACCGACCTCTCATCGCACCCAGCATCCTGTCCGCGGACTTCGCGCGCCTCGGCGAGGAGATCGCCGCGGTCGCGCGGCCGGGGGAGACCCGCGCCGACTGGGTGCACGTCGACGTGATGGACGCGCACTTCGTGCCGAACCTGACGCTCGGCCTGCCCGTGGTCGAAGCGCTGCTCAGGTCCACCGACGTGCCGCTCGACTGCCACCTCATGATCGACGACCCCGACCGCTGGGCCATCGGGTACGCAGAGGCCGGCGCCTACAACGTCACCGTCCACGTCGAGGCCGCGAAAGACCCGGTCAAGCTCGCGAAGGACCTGCGCGCGGCCGGGGCGAAGGCCGGGCTGTCGATCAAGCCCGGCACCCCGCTCGAACCCCACGTCGAGACCCTCAAGCACTACGACACGCTGCTCGTGATGTCGGTCGAGCCCGGCTTCGGCGGCCAGTCGTTCATCGCCGACGTGCTCGAGAAGGTGCGCACCGCCCGCCGGCTCGTCGACACCGGCCACCTCAAGCTCGTCGTCGAGATCGACGGCGGCATCAACGCCGACACCATCGAGCAGGCCGCCGAAGCCGGCGTCGACTGCTTCGTCGCCGGGTCCGCCGTCTACGGCGCGGACGACCCCGGCAAGGCGGTCGCGGCGCTGCGCGAACAGGCCGCGCGGCACCGTCCGAGCTGA
- the phoA gene encoding alkaline phosphatase has product MGDGGRAGRGPVALAASDPSAPSDAAGARAASAGDRTQQVRNAIEGGTARNVILFIGDGMGQSEITAARNYERGAAGRLAMDELPLTGDYTTYAVEQNNPGKPNYVTDSAASGTGWATGTKTYNGAISVDAYGNAVPTILELAKRGGLRTGDVTTSEIQDATPAVLGSHVVSRDCKGPVETTAKCARNAKENGGAGSISEQLVQTRPDVLLGGGATFFDQKVTAGKFKGKTVLDQAKGAGYDVVTTAADLAKAKKGTPLLGLFAKNNMPVNWTGPAAVHGGTQPARCTPNPALPKTQPKLADQTRKAIELLDDRRSDKGFFLQVEGASIDKQDHAADPCGQIGETVDFDAAIAAGLAYARTHRDTLVLVTADHGHSSQIVEPTATPGLTATLITNEGANMTLA; this is encoded by the coding sequence GTGGGTGACGGCGGGCGCGCTGGGCGCGGCCCGGTCGCACTGGCGGCGTCGGACCCGTCGGCCCCGTCGGACGCAGCCGGGGCCCGTGCCGCTTCGGCCGGCGACCGCACCCAGCAAGTCCGCAACGCGATCGAGGGCGGCACCGCGCGCAACGTGATCCTGTTCATCGGCGACGGCATGGGCCAGTCGGAGATCACGGCGGCCCGCAACTACGAGCGCGGCGCGGCCGGGCGGCTCGCGATGGACGAGCTGCCGCTGACGGGCGACTACACCACCTACGCCGTGGAGCAGAACAACCCCGGCAAGCCGAACTACGTGACCGATTCGGCCGCGTCCGGCACCGGCTGGGCCACCGGCACCAAGACCTACAACGGCGCGATCTCCGTCGACGCGTACGGCAACGCCGTGCCGACCATCCTGGAGCTGGCCAAGCGCGGCGGGCTGCGCACCGGTGACGTCACCACCTCCGAGATCCAGGACGCCACCCCGGCCGTGCTCGGCTCGCACGTGGTCAGCCGCGACTGCAAGGGCCCGGTCGAGACGACCGCCAAGTGCGCGCGCAACGCCAAGGAGAACGGCGGCGCCGGCTCGATCTCCGAGCAGCTGGTGCAGACCCGGCCCGACGTGCTGCTGGGCGGCGGCGCGACCTTCTTCGACCAGAAGGTGACGGCCGGCAAGTTCAAGGGCAAGACCGTGCTCGACCAGGCCAAGGGAGCCGGCTACGACGTCGTCACCACGGCCGCGGACCTGGCGAAGGCGAAGAAGGGCACGCCGCTGCTGGGCCTGTTCGCGAAGAACAACATGCCGGTGAACTGGACCGGCCCGGCCGCGGTCCACGGCGGCACGCAGCCGGCTCGCTGCACCCCGAACCCGGCGCTGCCGAAAACCCAGCCGAAGCTGGCCGACCAGACTCGCAAGGCGATCGAGCTGCTCGACGACCGGCGCAGCGACAAGGGCTTCTTCCTCCAGGTCGAAGGCGCCAGCATCGACAAGCAGGACCACGCGGCCGACCCGTGCGGCCAGATCGGCGAGACGGTCGATTTCGACGCCGCGATCGCCGCGGGGCTGGCGTACGCCCGCACCCACCGCGACACCCTCGTGCTGGTGACCGCCGACCACGGTCACAGCAGCCAGATCGTCGAGCCCACCGCCACCCCGGGCCTGACCGCGACGCTGATCACCAACGAGGGCGCGAACATGACGCTCGCGTAA
- a CDS encoding flavoprotein has product MRDLGLVASSCGGLDTRFTAELARPASARGWRLAITLTPVAHRWLDSTGGLAELGATTDLPVRSVSRLPGEPRPLPDPSVFLFAPASANSLAKLALGIADNQALTLLGDVLGAPGITIVAAYQIQDTRVHHPAWQRHLDTLASAGVRLHRLDPCRPWSEVLDLLPAA; this is encoded by the coding sequence GTGAGGGACCTCGGGCTGGTCGCGAGCTCGTGCGGTGGGCTGGACACCCGGTTCACCGCCGAGCTCGCCCGGCCGGCGTCGGCGCGCGGCTGGCGCCTCGCGATCACGCTGACGCCCGTCGCCCACCGCTGGCTCGACTCGACGGGCGGGCTGGCCGAGCTCGGCGCCACCACGGACCTGCCGGTCCGCAGCGTTTCGCGGTTGCCCGGCGAGCCCCGCCCGCTCCCGGACCCGTCGGTGTTCCTTTTCGCGCCCGCGTCGGCCAACTCGCTGGCCAAGCTCGCGCTGGGCATCGCCGACAACCAGGCCCTGACGCTGCTCGGCGACGTCCTGGGCGCCCCCGGCATCACGATCGTGGCGGCCTACCAGATCCAGGACACCCGGGTGCACCACCCGGCCTGGCAACGGCACCTCGACACCCTCGCGTCGGCGGGCGTGCGCCTCCACCGCCTCGATCCGTGCCGGCCGTGGTCCGAGGTGCTGGACCTGCTGCCCGCCGCGTAG